Sequence from the Mycobacterium florentinum genome:
TAACCCGCAACGGCTCTACTACAACGCCGATGCCACCATCTGGCTGTCACGGCGTGCCGAGCCGATGCCGTTCTACCGGCGCAACGTGGACGGCGACGAATGCTGGTTCGTTCATCGGGGATCGGGAACGGTCGAAACGGAATTCGGCCCAATCAGTTACGGCCAAGGCGATTACGTCGTCATTCCCAAGGCAATCACGCACCGATTCGTGGTCGACGCCGGCGAGACCATGTTGTTCGGCATCGAGACGGTGGGTGAACTGCGGGCCCCCACCTATGTGGGGCTTGGCAGGCACGCCCCGTTCGACCCTGACGTGATCCGGGTGCCCGAACCCGCCGCCATCGTCTCGGATCGGGACGAATACGAGATCAGGGTCAAATACGACCACGAGTACTCGTCGATCTTCGTCGACCATCACCCCTGCGACGTGCAGGGCTGGAAGGGTGACTACTTCCCGTTCGCGTTCAATATCGCCGACTGGAACGTGATCATGTCCGACAGCCTGCACCTGCCGCCGTCGATGCATTGCTTTCTGGTCGCCGACGGCATCAACATCATCAATTTGCTGCCGCGCCCGTTCGAGACCGTTGCCGGAGTCGAGCGCATCCCGTGGTTCCACCGCAATGCCGACTACGACGAGATCGCCTTGATCCATGGCGGCAAATCGCTCGGACGTCCACTCAAATCCGGTCTGGTGAGCCACGATCCGCAGGGAATCCACCACGGCTTCCCCGATCGCGCCCGCATCAAGTCTCGCCGCGAATGGGACGAACACTCGAGGATCGAGTGGGAGATCATCATGGTCGAGGCCGCGCGTCCGCTGAAGTTGGACCCCGCCGTACAGGGCTGAGGTCGGCGTCGCGCGCCGGCGCTGTGCAGGTCACATCGGGTGTTGGACGTGATCCACTTCATATGGCATGCTGGCCAATTAAATACCAAACACTGTTTGAGAACTTGTTGACCGAGATTCTGGAGCCGTCTCGATGACCTCTTCCGCCGTTGATCGCAACCTCGCCGCTTTGCTCCCCACTTTCGACCTGTTCGACCCCGAACACGAGAACTGGAAGTACGACGCTTTCGCGTACGCCCGCGAACACTGCCCGGTTGTGCGCACCGAGACCGAACTGACCGGTCCGATGTGGATGGTTACCCGTTACGCCGATGTTCGCCACGTCCTCGAGGACCCGGAAACGTTCTCCTCGCAGGGAGGTTCACCCGCGCCCACCCCGATCGGCCTGGGCCCGCTGGACTCGGATCCGCCGCTGCACACCGGGTTTCGCAAGCTGCTCAACCCCTACTTGTCCCGCAAGTACGCGCTGACGTTCGAGGCCGAGATGCGCTCCATCGCCCGCGAGCTCATCGACGGGTTCGTCGACAAGGGAGAGGTGGAACTCCTCGGTGAGTTCGCCGGACCGTTCGTGTCCCGGGTGCTGGCGTCGGTGGTGTTCAAGGAAACCGACATGGCGAAAATGGAGCGGGCCAAAGAGGTCGTGTTCGCCGTGACCGAGGACGGCACCGAACAAGACTTCATGAATCTCGGCATGCTGGCCGCCGAGTATCTGAGCGCGGCTACCGAGAATCCACCCGAGGAAGAGGGCATCCTGCGGTCGCTGGTCACCGGCACGGTTGACGGCAAGCCGTTGGAGTCGCACGAGGCGCTCGGCGCCATCTGCGTGCTGTTCCTGGGCGGGCTCGACACAACGCGCTCGGCGATCGGCACCATCGCCATGCATATCGCTCTGCAGCCGGAACTCGAAGCCCGCGTGCGGGATCCGCGCTGGGTGCGCAACGACATGGACGAATTCATCCGCCATGCCTCGCCGGTGGCCACCTTTGGTCGCACGGTCACCCGCGACACCGAGGTCGGTGGCTGCCCGATGCGCAAGGGCGACCGGGTGCTGGTGCGATTCGACTCGGCCAACCGCGATGAAGAGAAGTTTCCCGCGGCCGACAAGCTGCAGTTCGACCCGCCGCGCGGTGGCAACGCCGGCTTTGGTCTGGGCATCCACCGATGTGTGGGCATGCACCTGGCCCGCGTCGAGATCGCGATCGCGTTCGAAGAGCTGCTGGCGCGGATCACCAACCTGAAGTTCGACGCAGATCCGGCCGACCTCAAGTGGGCTCCCGGCATCGCCAACTGCCCTGACCGCGTCCCGCTGACCTTCGAAAAAGTCTGAGCAGAAGCTAATTTCGTCCACTCTCGATTGGAGAAATAGATGACCGGACGGGTAGCCGGCAAGGTCGCGCTGATCACCGGAGCGGCGCGCGGGCAGGGGCGCAGCCACGCGCTGCGGCTTGCCGCGGAGGGTGCCGACATCATCGCGCTCGATATCTGCCGTCAGATCGAGTCGGTGCCTTATTCGCTGGCGACGCCCGAGGATCTTGAGGAGACCGGCCGCCAGGTCAAGGAACTCGGCCAGAACGTGGTGACCCGCGAGGTCGACGTCCGAGACGGTGAGGCGCTGATCGCGGCGGTGAACGACGGTGTGAGCCAACTCGGGCGACTCGACATCGTGGTGGCCAACGCCGGCATCATGTCAATCGGTCCGTCGTTCGAACTGTCCGAGCAGACCTGGTCGCAGGTGGTCGACATCAATCTGTCCGGAGTGTGGCGAACGACGAAAGCCGCGGTGCCGCACCTGATTGCCGGAGGCAATGGTGGCTCGATCGTGCTGACCAGCAGCATCGCCGGGCTCATCGGTCAGCCCGGACTCGCGCATTACGTCGCGGCCAAGCACGGGGTGGTCGGGTTGATGAAGACGCTGGCACTCGAGCTGGCCCCGTTGAGCATCCGGGTCAACACCGTCAATCCGACGTGTGTCGATACCGACATGATCATGAACGAAGCGACTTACCGGATCTTCCTACCCGACGATCCGCATCCGACGCGTGACAAGTTCGCCGTTCCGGCCGGGGAGATGAACGCGTTGCCGGTGCCGTGGATCGAAAGCGGCGACGTGAGCAACGCGGTGTTGTTCCTGGCCAGCGACGAAGCCCGCTACATCACCGGCATCTCGCTGCCCGTCGATGCGGGCGCCGTGGCCAAGTGATACTCGATGGCACTCGA
This genomic interval carries:
- a CDS encoding homogentisate 1,2-dioxygenase, with the translated sequence MRTLIQLSKGKTSRQAHRNLPGAGTNGELLKDDELTRRGFDGREAVLYRSNDPTVFRTEGRFKSTSAMLGDIKPEDLTDPRGNPQRLYYNADATIWLSRRAEPMPFYRRNVDGDECWFVHRGSGTVETEFGPISYGQGDYVVIPKAITHRFVVDAGETMLFGIETVGELRAPTYVGLGRHAPFDPDVIRVPEPAAIVSDRDEYEIRVKYDHEYSSIFVDHHPCDVQGWKGDYFPFAFNIADWNVIMSDSLHLPPSMHCFLVADGINIINLLPRPFETVAGVERIPWFHRNADYDEIALIHGGKSLGRPLKSGLVSHDPQGIHHGFPDRARIKSRREWDEHSRIEWEIIMVEAARPLKLDPAVQG
- a CDS encoding cytochrome P450, which produces MTSSAVDRNLAALLPTFDLFDPEHENWKYDAFAYAREHCPVVRTETELTGPMWMVTRYADVRHVLEDPETFSSQGGSPAPTPIGLGPLDSDPPLHTGFRKLLNPYLSRKYALTFEAEMRSIARELIDGFVDKGEVELLGEFAGPFVSRVLASVVFKETDMAKMERAKEVVFAVTEDGTEQDFMNLGMLAAEYLSAATENPPEEEGILRSLVTGTVDGKPLESHEALGAICVLFLGGLDTTRSAIGTIAMHIALQPELEARVRDPRWVRNDMDEFIRHASPVATFGRTVTRDTEVGGCPMRKGDRVLVRFDSANRDEEKFPAADKLQFDPPRGGNAGFGLGIHRCVGMHLARVEIAIAFEELLARITNLKFDADPADLKWAPGIANCPDRVPLTFEKV
- a CDS encoding mycofactocin-coupled SDR family oxidoreductase, whose amino-acid sequence is MTGRVAGKVALITGAARGQGRSHALRLAAEGADIIALDICRQIESVPYSLATPEDLEETGRQVKELGQNVVTREVDVRDGEALIAAVNDGVSQLGRLDIVVANAGIMSIGPSFELSEQTWSQVVDINLSGVWRTTKAAVPHLIAGGNGGSIVLTSSIAGLIGQPGLAHYVAAKHGVVGLMKTLALELAPLSIRVNTVNPTCVDTDMIMNEATYRIFLPDDPHPTRDKFAVPAGEMNALPVPWIESGDVSNAVLFLASDEARYITGISLPVDAGAVAK